The genomic window AACCGCAATCCCACGTCACGGTGCTTGAGACCATACGACCCTCAAGAAGCCGGCGGCGGAAGACGATCAGCCCGGCCGTGAGCAGCAGCAGAATAAAACTGACCCCCACGACCGCGATGAGAACGTCGCGAGGATTGGCGATCGTCGCGCGGACAACGTTCTCAGGCATGCCGCCGACAACCGCGATGGCCCGGGCAAGTGAGAGAACCGCCAACGGTCCCAGCAAACCGATCGCAACGCACGCGGCAGCCAAAACCAGCATCGGTACGCGCATCAGCCAGCCGCACTCGTGGCCGCCGCCGGCGTCCGCCGATCTCGCCTCGCCGAGGAAAACCACGCCGAACGCCTTGGCGAAACAAGCCAAAGCCAGTCCGCCAATCAGCGCCAGCCCGGCGACCGCGCCTGCCATGAGAAGCAGGTGCAGCGGCGACGTCGTCCGCACGCCCTCCAGCGCCCCCAGGTAGATCAGCAGCTCGCTCACGAAACCGTTGAGCGGGGGCAAGCCGGCGATCGCCGCAGCCCCGACCAGGAAGGTCCAGCCGGTCCAAGGCATTCGTTTGAGGAGGCCGCCGAGGCGGTCGATCTCTCGGCTACCGGTGGCGTGCAGCACCGATCCGGCCCCGAAAAACAGCAGCCCTTTGAAGCACGCGTGGTTGAGCACGTGCAGCAGCCCGCCGCCGAAGCCCAGGACAGCCATCGAAACTGAATGCAGACTGAGCCCCAGCAGTCCGACCCCCAGGCCGATGGCGATGATTCCGATGTTCTCCACGCTGTGGTAGGCAAGCAGACGCTTGAGGTCGTGTTGTGCCAGGGCAAACAAGACCCCAAGCACGCCTGATGTCAACCCGATGGCGATCAGCAGCCAGCCCCACCACGCAGGCGGCGGCCCGAGGAACGTCAGCGTTCTCAGCAATCCATAGATGCCGGTCTTGATCATCACGCCCGACATGATCGCGGACACATGGCTTGGAGCCGCCGGGTGGGCCTCGGGCAGCCACACGTGAAAGGGCATGAAGCCCGCCTTGGTTCCGAAACCAATGATGGCCAGAATGAACAGCAGGTTCGCGTGGTCCGCAACCGCCTTGACTGGAGAGGTGCCACCCGCGAGTTCCGGCGATCCCGAGTGCAATCCCAGCAGCGCAAACATCGCCAGCAGGAACAGCGTTCCCAAGTGCGTGGCCACAAGGTACGTCCAGCCGGCCTGGCTCACCTTCTCGTCCTCATGCTCGAATGTCACAAGGAAAAACGAGGCCAGCGACATGACCTCCCACGCCACGAGGAACAACATGATATTGCGCGCAGTGGTGACCAGGATCATGCTGGCGACCAGGAGACTGAAGAAGAACCACGACGCGCCGAGCGACTTGCGATCGCGATACGGACGCAAGTACTCGATGCCGTAGATGGCTGCCAAAGCACACAGCAGGAGGATCGGGATGAGGAAGAACGCGGACAACGCGTCCAACTCAACGTGAAATGAACCGTACGGTACCGACCAGGACCGATGAAGCACTTCAGCGGGTGCTCCGAGCAGGATACGAACTGCCGGTATCAGCCCGGTGATGCAACCGGCCACAACACAGGTGGATCCCAGGGTAGACGCCCAATGCCCCCGACGCGGCACCAACAGGGCCGCAAGCCCACCGGCCATCATGATGGCAATGCCTGTCAGGAGAAAAACCATGTTCATCTGCTTTCGGCACCACCGGGTGAGAGAGGCTGGTCCGCGGATGCAAGGGATGACTCGATTCGCATCACCTCGGTCAAGATCGCTTCTCGCAGAGCCTGCGATCTGAGCGTCTCTTTGAACGCGGGATCGCGAAGCGCGAACGAGAGCAAGGAAAGCATCCGCAGGTGCGAGCGGACGGTGGGACTGATCAGTGTGAACAGCGTGTGTACCGGCTGGCCGTCGAGCGCCCCGAACTCGATCGGATGCTCCAGGAAACACAGCGTTACGGAGGGCTGGGTAACGTGCAAAACCACCGGGTTGCGAACGTGCGGGATGGCGATGCCTTCGCCTATCCCCGTGGAGCCCAGCGACTCGCGGGCCAGCAGCACCTGGTAGAGAAACTCGCGGTCCACGTCGTCCGGAAGCCGGAGAATATCGACGACAGATCTGATCGCCGATTCCTTATCTGAGCCTTCGATTCGATAGAAGATCCCGCCGGCTCTGAGGGCCTCCGAAAGCCTGCAAGGAGTCTCCTGGTCATGCTCGGGTTCGGCGAAGATCTCCGCCGAGACGTTCAGTTTCTTCGATGTGGCCCACTCGAGCAGCTCAGTCCTGTTGAACCTGAACTGATCGCCCACGCGATAGACGGGCAGAGAACCACTGTCGATCCACCGGTAGATCGTTCGTTCCGATACGTTCAAGAGCTTGGCGGCATCCCGCACTGTGATTGTCATTAGATCCCTTTGTCGGTCATTAGTGACGCAAAGAGACATCATAAGACATGCTATGCACAATGTCAATAGAAATAGATTATCGTGTTTTTTTGTCAGTGGTTTGTCCCCCAAGCCTTACTTCGTCTTCGAATGTCGCAATATGCGACACGAATTCCTGCCGCTGATTGTCCGTAAGTCATTTCTGAGACGAATGTTCGGATAGATTGGCGTCCAGGAGGGCGAAGACCCGCTGTTCGTATTGTCTTGGGTCGGTGGTGACGATATTGCTGTGTGGGCCGGGGCCGAACCAGAGCTCGCGCGGGCCGGCGGCGGCATCATAGAGCGCCTGCGAATGCGAGACCGGCATCGCGATGTCGTCGTCCCCGTGAATGACCATGACAGGGCGGCTGCCCAGTCGAGACACGGCCTCCACGGCCGACGTGTGGAAGAAATCAGCACCCGTTTGGGCGGACATTCCAACCAGAATGATGTTGACGAACAACGGGCCGATGACCGGCAGTTGGCGGGCGTGGTGTTGAGCGAACTCGTATGCTGAGGTGAACGGGCTGTCGAGAATCACCGCGTCGATCCGCTCATCCTCGGCGGCGGCCAGTGCCAGGGCCATCGACCCCTGGGACGATCCCAGACCGACAATGACCTGAGACTGTGCCGGCCGTTCTCGCTTGAGCCAATCGACCACGGCCGTCACGTCGCGGCGTTCGCGGATGCCGTAGGTCGTGGTCCGGCCGTCGCTGGAACCGTGAGCCCTGAAATCGAAAAACACCACGTTGTAGTCGGGTCGTGTGAGCGACCCGAGGAACCAGACGAAGTTACCCTTGTTGGCCCCGGCCCCGTGGCAGACGACGATGGTTCGCGAAGCCCCGCTCTGAGGGATGAACCAGCCGTCCAAGGTGAGGCCGTCGGCAGTCGGTACGCGAACATGCTCGAAGTCCATCTGGTAGATGCTCTTGGGATCCTGATCGTCGTGCAGTTTGAACCGGTGAGTGACCACGCAGCTCAGAAACGCCGGCACGAAGATGAAGGCCGTCAGCAGCATCCGGCCGATGGGGATCAGCCGGATCAGCTTCGGCGCGTGCAGCCCCTGATGCCTGCGCAGCCGTGCCCAGCGGATCCATTTCTGCCCCAACCGGCCGACGGTTTGTGCCCACAGCTCCCACGCCAGCCGCCAGGCGATGGCAAACCACAGGACGATGAACACCTCACGCAGGGCGACCGTCGCCGAGGCGATGTAGCACACAAACCGAAGAGCCCCATAGATCAGCAGGCTCATCACCACCAGGTACACCAGTATCGATCGCAGCCTGAAACGCCGGTACTTCGGGAAACGCCATAGGAGGATCGCGCCGAGAACGGCCGGGGCCAACACGAAGATGACGTATCCGATCGTGGAGAACATGGAACTCCCGGGCGGCAAGGGGCCCGTCGTTGAACACCTCGGAACCCCAAACAATATCCTGCAGCCGCCATGATGCTAACGTTCCCCGCGACCCTGATGCAAACTCGAACTGATCCCTGAAACCTTGACTTCACATGCCTCCTTCCGGTTAAATGGGGCGATGAGCAACAACCAACCATCACCCAACGTTTCGCGTCGCGAAGTGATCCGTATTGCCGGAGCGGCGGCCGTTGGGCTTGCCGGTGCCCGTTCCGCCTTGGCACAGAGTGCAAACCCCTTACGCAAGCGCGTCTTGCGGGTTGCGCATCTGACCGACATTCACATTGCCCCCGAACACAAGGCCGCCGAGGGGTTTGCCTCATGTCTTCGGCACGTGCAGTCGCAGAAGGACAAGCCTGATCTGATCTTCACGGGCGGCGACCATATCATGGACTCGATCGGAGCGAATGAGGCGCGGACCAGGGAGCAATGGGAGCTGTACCGCAAGGTGCTCAAGGCCGAGTGCAGCCTGCCGGTGGAGCCGTGCATCGGAAACCACGACTGTTGGGGCTTGAACCGCAAGGACAGCGGTGCGACCGGCAACGAGCCCCTGTACGGCAAGAAATGGGCCATGGATTCTCTCGGGCTCGATCGCGAGTACCGCAGCTTCGATCGCGCCGGGTGGCACTTCATTATGCTCGACAGCACGTTCCCCCAGGGCGATGGCTACACCGCACGGCTCGATGACCGGCAATTCGAGTGGCTCGCCGAAGATCTACGGCGGACGGACCCGAAGAAGCCCGTCCTGATTCTCTCGCACATTCCGATCCTGGCCGTGTGTGTCTTCTTCGACGGCGATAACGAGAAGTCCGGAGACTGGGTTGTGCCGGGGGCCTGGGTCCACATTGACAGTCGGCGGATCAAGGATCTCTTCCTCAAACACCCGAACGTCAAGGTCTGCCTGAGTGGTCATGTCCACCTGATCGATCGGGTCGAATACCTGGGCGTCTCATATGTCTGCAATGGCGCCGTCTGCGGTGGGTGGTGGGAGGGCCCCTATCAGGAGTGCGACGCCGGCTATGCGCTGGTCGACCTCTACGACGACGGCTCATTCGAGAACCGCTACGTACCGTTTGGTTGGAAGCCCGTGAAGGAGTGACCTTATCCCCGCCGCGATCAGGCTCTTGTCCATGCCTATAACCGCGCTGATCCCGGCCCTTTGTGTCCTGGCGGCGATCGCGCCGACCGAGACAGTGACTTCGCAGCGCGACAACCCACCCGTTCCGTCCTCTGTCCCTCTGCCGCGAATCACTGTGGCCGGGAATCGATTCGTCGATCCTGCCGGCCGGCAGATCATCTTGCACGGCGTCAACGCAGGCCACACCAGCAAGCCGGACTCGGTCCGGGTCAAACCTGACGTGTGCGCACGCATGCGTGATTGGGGGCTCAACGTCATCCGTTTACAGATGGAGTGGTCTCAGATCGAGCCGGAATGTGGCAAGTATGACGAACAATACCTGTGTCTCATCGACGAACAGATCGCTGCCGCCCGCGCCGCCGGCCTGCACGTTTACCTGGACATGCACCAGGATCTCTGGGGCGTCAAATCGGGCAACGGGGCCCCGGCGTGGGCCACGCTCGACGAAGGCCGGCCTCACGCTGGCAACCCGAACCTCTGGCAGGAGTCCTACTGGACAAGCCCCATGGTGCACGCCGCGTTCGACAACTTCTACGCGAACAAGTCCGGCCCCGACGGCGTCGGCATTCAGGACCGCTTCGCCATGCTCTGGCGGCACGTTGCCCAGCGCTACGCCGACGATACCACCGTCATCGGTTACGACTTGTTCAACGAGCCCTATCCCGGCAGTCCCATGAAGATGCTGCCGCTGCTTGTCGCCGCGAAGATGACCAAGATACGGGCCGACAAGGGCGAAGAGGTGACCGTGGCCGGGCTGCTCGAGGAGTACAAGAGCGAGGAGAACCGGCGCCGGACGATGACCGAAGTAGCGGCGGATGAGAAGCTTCTCAAGGCGGTTCTCGAAGCCCTCGAACCCCTGTACATGACCTACGAGCGCGATGCGCTGAATCCGATGTACGCTCGCGTGGCCAAGGCAATCCGCGAAGTGGACCGCAGCCACATCATCCTTCTGGAGCCGGGCGGAGGCGCCATCATCGGCGTGCGCAGTGCTCTTCAACCCATCATGGACGCCGAAGGCCGGCGCGATCCTCAGCAGGCTCTGGTGCCGCACGCCTACGGCCTGCCCATGGGCGATCCCTCGACAGTACACATGGGGCTGATCTTCGCCCGGATCTCGCAACTGGCCAAACGGCTGGAGATGCCCGTCATCGTGGGCGAATGGGATGCTGACCCCGGCAACGACGGTGACCGGCGGCCCATGGCCTCGTTCATCGTCTCCCAGATCGAGAAACGTCTGTACGGCGATACGTTCTGGATCATCAAGCCCGATCTGCAAGCCCAGCCGTACTTTGATGCCATCCAGCGGCCCTACCCGATGGCCACAGCCGGCGAGCTTCTGAGTTACGGCTACGACCGCGACACACGGGTCTTTCGCTGCAAGTGGAACGAGCGGCCTTCGATTGGCCAACCCACCAGGATCTATCTCCCCCTGGCCGTGTTCCCCAAGGGCTTCACCGTCGAACTTACCCCGTCTGACTCGAAATACGAGCAGACCCCCTGCGGTTCAGGCCGCGCCGGCATGTTCATCGACATCTCACCCTATCCAAACCCCACCAACCGCG from Phycisphaerae bacterium includes these protein-coding regions:
- a CDS encoding proton-conducting transporter membrane subunit, producing MVFLLTGIAIMMAGGLAALLVPRRGHWASTLGSTCVVAGCITGLIPAVRILLGAPAEVLHRSWSVPYGSFHVELDALSAFFLIPILLLCALAAIYGIEYLRPYRDRKSLGASWFFFSLLVASMILVTTARNIMLFLVAWEVMSLASFFLVTFEHEDEKVSQAGWTYLVATHLGTLFLLAMFALLGLHSGSPELAGGTSPVKAVADHANLLFILAIIGFGTKAGFMPFHVWLPEAHPAAPSHVSAIMSGVMIKTGIYGLLRTLTFLGPPPAWWGWLLIAIGLTSGVLGVLFALAQHDLKRLLAYHSVENIGIIAIGLGVGLLGLSLHSVSMAVLGFGGGLLHVLNHACFKGLLFFGAGSVLHATGSREIDRLGGLLKRMPWTGWTFLVGAAAIAGLPPLNGFVSELLIYLGALEGVRTTSPLHLLLMAGAVAGLALIGGLALACFAKAFGVVFLGEARSADAGGGHECGWLMRVPMLVLAAACVAIGLLGPLAVLSLARAIAVVGGMPENVVRATIANPRDVLIAVVGVSFILLLLTAGLIVFRRRLLEGRMVSSTVTWDCGYARPTARMQYTASSFAQPLTRFFQPFLRTRTALTPPVEYFPPSASLATHTDDVWREKGYSPVFRGAAWVFSKLRRLQHGRVQTYVLYIAVTLLALLLWKLR
- a CDS encoding PTS sugar transporter subunit IIA: MTITVRDAAKLLNVSERTIYRWIDSGSLPVYRVGDQFRFNRTELLEWATSKKLNVSAEIFAEPEHDQETPCRLSEALRAGGIFYRIEGSDKESAIRSVVDILRLPDDVDREFLYQVLLARESLGSTGIGEGIAIPHVRNPVVLHVTQPSVTLCFLEHPIEFGALDGQPVHTLFTLISPTVRSHLRMLSLLSFALRDPAFKETLRSQALREAILTEVMRIESSLASADQPLSPGGAESR
- a CDS encoding alpha/beta hydrolase, producing MFSTIGYVIFVLAPAVLGAILLWRFPKYRRFRLRSILVYLVVMSLLIYGALRFVCYIASATVALREVFIVLWFAIAWRLAWELWAQTVGRLGQKWIRWARLRRHQGLHAPKLIRLIPIGRMLLTAFIFVPAFLSCVVTHRFKLHDDQDPKSIYQMDFEHVRVPTADGLTLDGWFIPQSGASRTIVVCHGAGANKGNFVWFLGSLTRPDYNVVFFDFRAHGSSDGRTTTYGIRERRDVTAVVDWLKRERPAQSQVIVGLGSSQGSMALALAAAEDERIDAVILDSPFTSAYEFAQHHARQLPVIGPLFVNIILVGMSAQTGADFFHTSAVEAVSRLGSRPVMVIHGDDDIAMPVSHSQALYDAAAGPRELWFGPGPHSNIVTTDPRQYEQRVFALLDANLSEHSSQK
- a CDS encoding metallophosphoesterase — its product is MSNNQPSPNVSRREVIRIAGAAAVGLAGARSALAQSANPLRKRVLRVAHLTDIHIAPEHKAAEGFASCLRHVQSQKDKPDLIFTGGDHIMDSIGANEARTREQWELYRKVLKAECSLPVEPCIGNHDCWGLNRKDSGATGNEPLYGKKWAMDSLGLDREYRSFDRAGWHFIMLDSTFPQGDGYTARLDDRQFEWLAEDLRRTDPKKPVLILSHIPILAVCVFFDGDNEKSGDWVVPGAWVHIDSRRIKDLFLKHPNVKVCLSGHVHLIDRVEYLGVSYVCNGAVCGGWWEGPYQECDAGYALVDLYDDGSFENRYVPFGWKPVKE
- a CDS encoding cellulase family glycosylhydrolase, whose amino-acid sequence is MPITALIPALCVLAAIAPTETVTSQRDNPPVPSSVPLPRITVAGNRFVDPAGRQIILHGVNAGHTSKPDSVRVKPDVCARMRDWGLNVIRLQMEWSQIEPECGKYDEQYLCLIDEQIAAARAAGLHVYLDMHQDLWGVKSGNGAPAWATLDEGRPHAGNPNLWQESYWTSPMVHAAFDNFYANKSGPDGVGIQDRFAMLWRHVAQRYADDTTVIGYDLFNEPYPGSPMKMLPLLVAAKMTKIRADKGEEVTVAGLLEEYKSEENRRRTMTEVAADEKLLKAVLEALEPLYMTYERDALNPMYARVAKAIREVDRSHIILLEPGGGAIIGVRSALQPIMDAEGRRDPQQALVPHAYGLPMGDPSTVHMGLIFARISQLAKRLEMPVIVGEWDADPGNDGDRRPMASFIVSQIEKRLYGDTFWIIKPDLQAQPYFDAIQRPYPMATAGELLSYGYDRDTRVFRCKWNERPSIGQPTRIYLPLAVFPKGFTVELTPSDSKYEQTPCGSGRAGMFIDISPYPNPTNRELTLKPAQ